Proteins found in one Aspergillus puulaauensis MK2 DNA, chromosome 8, nearly complete sequence genomic segment:
- a CDS encoding putative mucin family signaling protein Msb2 (COG:S;~EggNog:ENOG410PPSJ;~InterPro:IPR039295;~SECRETED:SignalP(1-22);~TransMembrane:1 (n6-17c22/23o721-742i);~go_component: GO:0005887 - integral component of plasma membrane [Evidence IEA];~go_function: GO:0005034 - osmosensor activity [Evidence IEA];~go_process: GO:0007232 - osmosensory signaling pathway via Sho1 osmosensor [Evidence IEA]), giving the protein MVSQTALLAAVLSLGGLELVAATQPNARYDHKQLKRQFGSLLGGQDSNPKNWLGSIFNNDQEQEPESTTTTSTTTSAKELEQPDVVVVPITVSVDDNGKTHTITGTASTGVATGAASTTTSEATVAAVTATTTADSKPTETSSSSSSSTTTDKGPLDDLWDGLAGSTTESDSSSTTKTGSSQPANDAVDTKSTDTTDTATSASTTTSSDGLLGGLGSILNPDNDSSSSSSTSTSTSTGTTTDTASKPTSTSEDLLDLGLTLGGDSSTSSSSSTTGTEKSTGTTTQTSPTATSTSSEPLLGLDLNLGGDSSPSTTSTTSGATSTTTGTSVNLLGGLDGTSSSTSNTPGPTPTSTFGLSLPNLFPGESSTSTGAVPTSSSTSTNLLDLPTIPISVPESTQSSSSSIDIVPTSGLLPSDVTSALFPSSGSSTTSVPVIPPAHTSSSSNSGIPTSSSEGGLITSSSTVSHQPTSTTVPASTPTPITSTEKPTITEQPTSTQTPSTTDQATSEPTDWVPTSIIIEPSQTEQETATETTTSTSAPQLPGSIAPAQGPPSPPEDSTLIQVGFTKELRYSFVATNPLSVSQIFLYVPQGLAYALEGSTDDIPMFGISQYDNEAVTGYIATVAQAYVPTRDVENLKKLLHNPNSRLYNQPSESVETLVSMIDPSIPLIVGDYDGTGSSSSNGSGGNSGSNNDDDNGSNNGGYDDSTAGASSSGKAKPSSVGIGVGVVAGAAAYGAGMFWVARRYRKKRQLHRRTSSTVDQMSEGGGSLFTGGGRVSRGSQNSRGTQRTQMISAPVMAENSLGWN; this is encoded by the coding sequence ATGGTCTCCCAAACCGCTCTTCTTGCGGCTGTTCTGTCGCTCGGTGGGCTGGAGTTGGTTGCCGCTACTCAACCTAATGCTCGCTACGATCACAAGCAGCTCAAACGCCAATTCGGCTCTTTACTAGGTGGCCAAGACTCGAACCCAAAGAATTGGTTAGGTTCAATCTTTAACAATGATCAAGAACAAGAGCCTGAAagtaccaccaccacctccaccaccacctcagCTAAGGAACTCGAGCAACcagatgttgttgttgtgccGATTACTGTCTCAGTCGACGATAATGGCAAGACGCACACTATTACTGGCACTGCCAGTACCGGCGTTGCGACAGGCGCTGCTTCTACCACTACCTCGGAGGCTACAGTAGCAGCTGTTACAGCTACAACTACTGCGGACTCCAAACCTACTGAGactagcagcagcagctcctcgtcgacgaCAACAGATAAAGGCCCACTGGACGATTTATGGGATGGCCTTGCCGGTTCAACTACCGAGTCAGACAGCTCGAGCACAACTAAGACAGGTAGCTCACAACCTGCTAATGACGCGGTCGACACGAAGTCTACTgacaccaccgacaccgcTACATCTGCGTCGACCACCACCTCGTCAGATGGTTTGCTTGGTGGACTTGGTTCAATTTTGAATCCTGACAACGattcctcgtcttcctcctcgacctcgacctcgaccagcACGGGAACTACTACTGACACCGCGTCTAAGCCGACTAGCACGTCCGAGGACTTGCTTGATCTTGGTTTGACCTTGGGGGGTGATTCTTcgacttcgtcttcttcatctacGACTGGCACTGAAAAGAGCACTGGAACCACCACTCAGACGTCGCCTACCGCTACTTCTACTTCGTCTGAACCCCTACTTGGTCTTGATTTAAACCTGGGTGGCGATTCTTCGCCATCTACTACGAGCACAACCAGTGGTGCGACATCTACTACAACCGGTACTTCGGTCAACTTGTTGGGCGGTCTTGATGGCACCTCGTCTTCGACGTCAAACACCCCGGGTCCGACACCCACCAGCACTTTTGGCCTTTCGCTTCCTAATCTTTTCCCCGGCGAGTCTTCTACTTCCACTGGCGCTGTGCCCACATCTTCAAGCACTTCGACCAATTTGCTCGATCTGCCGACAATCCCAATCAGCGTCCCCGAGTCGACACAgtcatcttcaagctcaatTGACATCGTGCCTACTTCTGGCCTTTTGCCTTCTGATGTGACGAGCGCTCTTTTCCCCTCATCTGGAAGCTCGACAACTTCGGTCCCAGTCATCCCGCCAGCACATACGTCTAGTTCTAGCAACTCAGGTATCcctacttcttcctcggaagGAGGTTTGATCACTTCGAGCTCCACTGTTTCTCATCAGCCTACCTCTACCACTGTTCCCGCGTCCACACCTACTCCAATTACCAGCACGGAGAAGCCCACAATCACGGAACAGCCCACAAGCACGCAGACTCCGTCAACCACCGACCAGGCCACTTCGGAACCAACCGACTGGGTGCCGACCAGCATTATCATCGAACCTAGTCAGACTGAGCAGGAGACAGCAACCGAAACGACGACTAGCACTTCCGCTCCCCAGCTTCCTGGATCCATCGCCCCAGCTCAAGGCCCTCCAAGCCCCCCTGAAGACTCCACTTTGATCCAAGTGGGCTTCACCAAGGAGCTTCGCTATTCATTCGTTGCAACCAACCCGTTGTCTGTGTCTCAGATTTTCCTTTACGTTCCGCAAGGCCTGGCTTACGCCCTCGAGGGGTCTACCGACGACATTCCGATGTTCGGTATCTCTCAGTATGACAACGAAGCAGTTACTGGATACATTGCAACTGTTGCTCAAGCGTACGTTCCGACACGCGACGTGGAAAAcctgaagaagctgctgcacaaccccaactccaGACTCTACAACCAGCCTAGTGAATCTGTTGAGACATTGGTGTCTATGATCGATCCCTCCATCCCACTTATTGTTGGCGACTATGATGGCACCGGAAGCTCCTCGTCCAATGGCAGCGGCGGTAATTCTGGCAGCAACAATGACGACGACAATGGCTCAAATAACGGCGGCTACGATGATTCGACCGCTGGAGCTAGCAGCAGTGGCAAAGCCAAGCCAAGCTCTGTCGGTATTGGCGTTGGTGTCGTGGCTGGTGCTGCCGCATATGGTGCCGGAATGTTCTGGGTCGCCCGCCGGTACCGCAAGAAGCGTCAACTTCACCGTCGCACCAGCTCAACAGTCGATCAGATGAGCGAGGGTGGTGGATCTTTGTTCACCGGCGGTGGCCGCGTGTCTCGCGGCAGTCAAAACAGCCGCGGCACCCAACGCACGCAAATGATCAGCGCTCCTGTTATGGCCGAAAACTCGTTGGGATGGAACTAA
- a CDS encoding mitochondrial fission process 1 family protein (COG:S;~EggNog:ENOG410PFDD;~InterPro:IPR019560;~PFAM:PF10558), with product MFWGKGKEEPPPEPQEPVKRAKLNPHLQRIVDHDDHFYDDVYSPYSVDSTDTPYRYAGYATRVRTLLLSAHRYVAYTSDIGESFRPIAHPILVRSAYAISWTYLLGDVGHEGYKAYLRNRRVLAPPCEAYKDSSDLTHQEVVLGMATGNVAGPLNDSPSSSGSSRLSRQEAGGGDTLTPWPTARVPLIEDYRVVMAQRALFQGLASMGLPALTIHTVVRYSGRALKGAKSTFMRTWAPIGLGLSVVPFLPYIFDHPVENAIDWVFRNGLRIYGGEGAIRELPRHSEVSRTGKDQDHEDPTSLDHFHIKVQKGEAPANGNVRWEDYKEDLLRAKEQRKREREERGESGILAMLGFGSKQKENKNKTE from the exons ATGTtctggggaaagggaaaagaagagccaCCCCCTGAGCCCCAAGAGCCCGTTAAACGGGCAAAGCTCAACCCTCATCTACAAAGAATCGTCGATCACGACGACCACTTCTACGACGATGTGTACAGTCCATA CTCCGTCGACTCAACCGACACCCCCTACCGCTACGCCGGTTACGCCACACGTGTGCGcactctcctcctctccgcccaTCGCTACGTCGCCTACACCTCCGACATAGGCGAGTCATTCCGCCCAATCGCCCATCCCATCCTCGTGCGATCCGCATACGCCATCTCCTGGACGTACCTACTCGGCGATGTCGGGCACGAAGGGTACAAGGCGTACCTACGCAACCGGCGGGTCCTGGCACCACCCTGCGAGGCATACAAGGATTCGTCAGACCTAACACATCAGGAAGTAGTCCTGGGCATGGCGACGGGAAATGTCGCGGGACCGTTGAACGACTCCCCTTCGTCATCAGGTTCATCACGCCTTAGCAGACAAGAGGCGGGGGGTGGTGATACGCTCACGCCCTGGCCGACAGCGCGAGTCCCGCTGATTGAAGATTACCGGGTAGTTATGGCGCAACGCGCATTGTTCCAGGGTCTCGCAAGTATGGGACTTCCGGCTTTGACGATCCATACTGTGGTGAGGTATTCTGGGCGGGCGTTGAAAGGCGCAAAGAGTACATTTATGAGGACGTGGGCTCCTATCGGG CTCGGTCTCTCCGTCGTTCCGTTCTTGCCTTACATCTTCGACCACCCTGTCGAGAATGCAATTGACTGGGTGTTCCGCAATGGACTACGTATTTACGGAGGTGAAGGCGCCATCCGAGAGTTACCACGGCATTCAGAAGTTTCAAGGACAGGGAAGGATCAAGATCACGAGGACCCTACATCTCTAGACCATTTCCATATCAAGGTGCAAAAGGGGGAGGCTCCAGCCAACGGGAACGTACGCTGGGAAGACTATAAAGAGGATCTGCTGCGCGCGAAAGAGCAGAGGAAGCGCGAGCGCGAGGAGCGCGGAGAGTCTGGGATTCTGGCAATGTTGGGGTTCGGGTCAAAGCAGAAagagaacaagaacaaaacTGAGTGA
- a CDS encoding ATP19 family protein (COG:S;~EggNog:ENOG410PT15;~InterPro:IPR021278;~PFAM:PF11022;~TransMembrane:1 (o12-32i)), with the protein MVVYYQLAGKQVGSHHLALGILGSLFGGVYLATRGGGAQQKPAAPPIQASSKDEEVFIQDFLKQMNGETKKENH; encoded by the exons ATGGTCGTCTACTACCAGCTCGCCGGCAAGCAGGTCGGCTCTCACCAC CTCGCCCTCGGTATCCTCGGCTCCCTCTTCGGTGGTGTCTACCTTGCTACCCGTGGCGGTGGTGCCCAGCAGAAGCCCGCCGCTCCCCCGATCCAGGCGTCttccaaggacgaggaggtttTCATCCA GGACTTCCTGAAACAAATGAACGGggagaccaagaaggaaAACCATTAG
- a CDS encoding uncharacterized protein (COG:S;~EggNog:ENOG410PTZF;~InterPro:IPR037143,IPR002582,IPR008278;~PFAM:PF01648;~go_function: GO:0000287 - magnesium ion binding [Evidence IEA];~go_function: GO:0008897 - holo-[acyl-carrier-protein] synthase activity [Evidence IEA];~go_process: GO:0006633 - fatty acid biosynthetic process [Evidence IEA]): MKPPPLPFPLALNIGTDIVHLPRITRLITRPGGYLTRFTRRILTEQEQRDFRARFPLPPVNSDKLNLKKEGAGAPTRIAPDMARWIAGRFAAKEAARKAAAAGAKGVGWKDVVVQVGGEDGAEGRPEVVLFDPNREGDRGRVGRLSISHDGEYVVATVLAAG; the protein is encoded by the coding sequence ATGAAACCACCGCCTCTCCCCTTCCCGCTCGCTCTCAATATCGGCACTGACATCGTCCACCTTCCCCGCATAACGCGCCTTATTACCCGCCCAGGAGGCTACCTCACCCGCTTCACGCGGCGCATCCTCACCGAGCAGGAACAACGAGATTTCCGCGCCCGATTCCCTCTTCCCCCGGTCAATTCGGATAAACTAAACCTAAAAAAGGAGGGCGCAGGTGCGCCAACGCGCATTGCACCCGATATGGCGCGGTGGATTGCCGGACGGTTTGCAGCGAAAGAGGCGGCGCGGAAggcggctgcggctggcgCAAAGGGGGTCGGATGgaaggatgttgttgttcaggttggcggagaggatggcGCTGAGGGCAGACCCGAGGTTGTGCTCTTTGATCCCAATAGAGAGGGCGATAGGGGGAGGGTGGGACGGTTATCGATATCGCATGATGGGGAGTATGTTGTTGCGACTGTGCTTGCGGCAGGTTGA
- the HIS2 gene encoding histidinol-phosphatase (BUSCO:EOG09263UCR;~COG:E;~EggNog:ENOG410PJ4P;~InterPro:IPR004013,IPR016195,IPR010140;~PFAM:PF02811;~go_function: GO:0003824 - catalytic activity [Evidence IEA];~go_function: GO:0004401 - histidinol-phosphatase activity [Evidence IEA];~go_process: GO:0000105 - histidine biosynthetic process [Evidence IEA]) — MPFSHHSHSGQFCPGHAKDSLEEVIQLAIAKKFKVFCLTEHMPRGELDYYPEEIESGQTGSWMIANEADYFHEATRLREKYAGQIRILVGFEIDWIRPESRALVETSMKAFPFEFFMGSLHHTRTVPIDYDREMYEKARDLTGGSDERLFEAYFDEQLDMLQQLKPLVVGHFDLIRLKSDDPERSFKQWPGVWQRILRNLDYVAGYGGILELNSAALRKGMSEPYPKAEICKEFLTRGGRFCLSDDSHGLDQVGLNYHRVLDFIEKTGIATLYYLDLRAEGETQPAVDSRFPHTLIKSVSVDEMKSMSFWKGS; from the exons ATGCCATTTTCACACCATAGCCACTCAGGGCAGTTCTGCCCCGGACACGCCAAAGACTCCCTTGAGGAAGTTATCCAATTGGCAATCGCAAAAAAATTCAAAGTATTTTGCCTGACGGAACATATGCCCCGCGGAGAATTGGATTACTACCCAGAAGAG ATTGAATCTGGCCAAACGGGGTCATGGATGATTGCGAACGAGGCGGACTATTTCCACGAAGCAACTAGATTACGGGAAAAGTATGCCGGTCAGATCCGGATTCTCGTCGGGTTCGAGATTGACTGGATCCGACCCGAGTCGCGAGCCCTAGTTGAGACGTCGATGAAGGCGTTCCCGTTCGAGTTCTTCATGGGATCGTTACATCACACGCGCACCGTGCCGATCGACTATGACCGCGAGATGTACGAAAAGGCGCGCGACTTGACCGGCGGCTCGGATGAGCGGTTATTCGAGGCTTACTTTGACGAGCAGCTGGATATGTTACAGCAGTTGAAGCCGCTAGTCGTTGGACATTTCGATCTCATCCGGCTCAAGAGCGATGATCCTGAGCGGAGTTTCAAGCAATGGCCCGGAGTTTGGCAGCGGATCTTGCGCAATTTGGACTACGTGGCTGGATATGGTGGTATCCTGGAGCTGAATTCTGCTGCGCTGCGGAAGGGCATGAGTGAGCCTTATCCCAAGGCGGAGATATGCAAG GAGTTTTTGACCCGCGGAGGCCGTTTCTGTTTGTCTGACGATAGTCACGGGTTGGATCAGGTTGGGCTGAATTACCACCGGGTGCTTGATTTCATTGAGAAGACGGGCATTGCAACACTGTACTATCTCGATCTCAGGGCCGAAGGCGAGACTCAGCCCGCGGTTGATAGCCGATTTCCTCATACGCTCATCAAATCCGTGTCTGTTGACGAGATGAAGAGCATGAGCTTTTGGAAAGGAAGCTAG
- the FKBP3 gene encoding FKBP-type peptidyl-prolyl cis-trans isomerase (COG:O;~EggNog:ENOG410PR3Z;~InterPro:IPR001179;~PFAM:PF00254;~go_function: GO:0003755 - peptidyl-prolyl cis-trans isomerase activity [Evidence IEA]) — MGILNGVTKTILRPGNGRDSAKKGDTVIIEYRGCLYDESSGADNYFMGTQFDTSKGRGPLKTEIGVGKVIIGWDEGVQQMTLGEKAILTISSDYGYGKNGFPGLIPPNSGLVFEVELKNILGKPV, encoded by the exons ATGGGCATACTAAACGGCGTTACAAAGACTATCCTGCGGCCAGGAAACGGCCGCGACAGCGCTAAGAAGGGCGACACGGTGATCATCGAGTACAGAGGCTGTTTATATGATGAGTCAAGTGGTGCCGACAACTACTTCATGGGCACCCA GTTCGATACGTCGAAGGGCCGGGGACCGCTGAAGACGGAGATTGGAGTTGGAAAAGTTATCATTG GCTGGGATGAGGGCGTGCAGCAGATGACGCTCGGCGAGAAGGCCATTTTGACAATTTCGAG CGATTATGGCTATGGCAAGAACGGATTCCCAGGGTTGATCCCGCCTAATTCGGGGCTGGTGTT CGAGGTTGAATTGAAGAATATTCTTGGGAAACCTGTTTAG
- a CDS encoding putative triacylglycerol lipase (LipA) (COG:T;~EggNog:ENOG410PVAP;~InterPro:IPR019826,IPR002018,IPR029058;~MEROPS:MER0033188;~PFAM:PF00135;~SECRETED:SignalP(1-25)), protein MRYCLSTLPWLAILAIRVLPLQTSAYALSPNPVVTIPNSPGAKNTTTFIGRSLPQFDQELFLGIKYADEPVRFTPSSLKTTYASNDSDLGLVHHSSKQGTVLYNASQYGYECPGYGSDTTTLLQMGLIQMNEDCLNLNIVRPKKEAEDGQLLPVMVWIFGGGWQQGATADPRYNMTYITRQAALNGKPILGVSINYRVAAFGFLDSEEVRASGNNNLGLLDQRVALRWIKHNIEAFGGDPEKVTIWGESAGAYSVGAHLVANDGDNEGLFRAAIMESGNAVGPPWNGTDWYQPMYDRIVDKAGCSSWLDTLQCLREAPFDKLYAVAFEGLEWFAAVDGTFIKEYPQISTTQGRLARVPILVGSNTDEGVSFGTTGVDTDEDCIAQLISSKRWVLTTKQATELITYYPNDPTIGSPYGWGNATWPELGLMYKRYSSMAGDITMAAPRRLLAETMAKYEKSVYSYRWDVAALNETSNIGVNHFSEIPFIFANPVQNITKLGDDPARLDLANLAARMWTSFVVDLDPNGHGVPNIPKWSQYPAKSSSNSTNPSNFVFRLPKDQSYVENDDYRVDGMAYINTIPR, encoded by the exons ATGCGGTATTGCCTCTCAACACTTCCCTGGCTAGCCATCCTGGCTATCAGGGTTTTACCTCTTCAGACCTCCGCATACGCATTGAGCCCCAACCCCGTAGTGACTATTCCCAATAGCCCTGGGGCCAAGAATACAACTACCTTCATAGgccgctctcttcctcagtTCGACCAGGAGCTGTTCCTTGGGATCAAGTATGCGGACGAGCCGGTTAGATTCACGCCATCGTCTCTGAAGACGACCTATGCTTCCAATGATAGTGATTTGGGACTGGTTCACCATTCATCGAAACAAGGAACAGTGCTCTACAATGCGTCGCAGTACGGATATGAGTGTCCTGGCTATGGTTCAGACACGACGACGCTCTTGCAGATGGGCCTGATCCAGATGAATGAGGATTGCCTCAATCTGAATATCGTTCGACCGAAAAaagaggctgaagatggCCAGTTACTGCCTGTCATGGTGTGGATAtttggtggtggatggcAGCAGGGGGCGACGGCTGATCCGAG GTATAATATGACCTATATCACCCGGCAAGCAGCACTAAACGGCAAGCCTATCTTGGGTGTCTCGATCAACTACCGCGTCGCCGCATTTGGGTTTTTGGATTCGGAAGAAGTTCGA GCTTCTGGGAATAACAATCTAGGGCTACTAGACCAGCGGGTCGCCCTGCGTTGGATCAAACATAATATCGAGGCGTTCGGCGGAGACCCTGAAAAGGTCACGATATGGGGTGAATCGGC GGGTGCCTATAGCGTAGGTGCTCACCTAGTAGCCAACGACGGCGATAATGAGGGCTTGTTCAGAGCTG CAATCATGGAGTCTGGAAACGCAGTTGGTCCCCCGTGGAACGGCACAGATTGGTATCAACCAATGTACGATCGAATCGTGGATAAAGCAGG ATGCTCAAGCTGGTTGGACACGCTGCAATGCCTCCGAGAGGCTCCATTTGACAAGCTATATGCGGTGGCATTTGAAGGGTTAGAATGGTTCGCGGCTGTTGACGGCACGTTTATCAAAGAGTATCCCCAGATCAGCACCACGCAGGGCCGACTCGCCAGGGTGCCTATTCTTGTTGGGTCAAACACCGATGAGGGCGTCAGTTTTGGTACTACTGGCGTTGATACTGATGAAGACTGCATTGCGCAACTTATCT CATCGAAACGATGGGTTCTCACCACTAAACAAGCTACGGAGCTCATCACATACTACCCCAATGATCCCACAATTGGGTCCCCCTATGGCTGGGGCAACGCCACCTGGCCTGAGCTAGGGCTGATGTATAAACGGTACTCGTCCATGGCCGGTGATATAACCATGGCAGCCCCGCGCCGTCTCCTTGCAGAGACGATGGCTAAATATGAGAAGTCTGTTTACTCTTACCGTTGGGATGTAGCAGCTCTTAATGAGACGAGCAATATTGGTGTAAATCATTTTTCCGAG ATACCTTTCATCTTCGCGAACCCGGTCCAGAACATCACAAAATTAGGGGACGACCCTGCTCGTCTGGATCTCGCGAATCTGGCGGCACGCATGTGGACGTCATTTGTGGTGGACTTGGATCCAAATGGACACGGCG TACCCAATATCCCGAAATGGTCACAATATCCGGCGAAGTCCAGCTCGAACTCAACTAATCCGTCGAATTTCGTCTTTCGCCTGCCCAAGGACCAAAGCTATGTTGAGAACGATGATTACCGGGTGGACGGGATGGCCTACATCAATACAATTCCGCGGTAG
- a CDS encoding putative LysM domain protein (COG:S;~EggNog:ENOG410PNKM;~InterPro:IPR036779), translating to MSSRSGSADTFTQRSTSTVRPRRLLSFTDDDGDSIGRQPSSSGLSTVRSSELPSLRSRGATPSPRPSRTVSPIPMGHPSRVTQPHGSSRPGNSLDFLDASWSSLQGIASSLLGSDTTRPTSNGAPRSHARKPSRPDYNSRIQPRTPSASTWGPSGPSTPEIGAGTQEDRQAMVQAKKMEALLLADTDPSWDLNSRRKRRDSNDCPARPDIDPDQDEEALVYVHQVQAADSITGVTIRYGCQAAIFRKANGFWPSDSIQGRKTVLLPVDCCSVKGRPIQPPENKDLLQEAPSRRSIEDPSGSSIVPAPSPASSKFPKDSERTNIDTEADSDQVWKHESWVQIDGFPAPVEIGRVPRRALGFFPRTRRKSLCYSDTEPVRGREQVPIISTESSPIQPASPQHDYRSDRLHVGSPKPRIPGGPKSGGGHRRQRSGLELSGPGVGSLDRSTNLPGPAMDGLSKFFAQHLPTLAPKQAPPNFESLSENSSTVASSNSTSLDNIGGTVEGWVRKMTARAKSSITDLQQGTSNQQDHGLPQGSRRRGFGDLIELDDGMEPRNSSGLLSGPSWKPDSNRSSSSIANGASLRGRFPSASPSTSRTRTGFDRYKDD from the exons ATGAGTTCCAGAAGCGGCTCCGCCGATACCTTCACTCAGCGATCTACTTCTACCGTCCGCCCCCGCCGTTTGCTTTCGTTTAcagatgacgatggagatAGCATTGGGCGGCAGCCTTCGTCCTCCGGTCTCTCTACGGTGCGTTCGTCGGAGTTACCCTCCCTCCGCTCGCGTGGCGCGACCCCTTCGCCTCGACCATCTCGCACCGTTTCACCGATTCCCATGGGCCATCCTTCACGAGTCACGCAGCCTCACGGCAGCTCTCGGCCCGGGAATTCATTAG ACTTTCTAGACGCATCCTGGTCATCGCTGCAGGGTATAGCGTCATCGCTTTTAGGGAGTGATACTACTCGTCCGACTTCAAACGGAGCCCCACGATCTCATGCCAGAAAACCGTCGCGTCCTGATTACAACTCGCGAATTCAACCCCGAACACCATCGGCTTCGACATGGGGTCCGTCGGGGCCGTCGACGCCTGAAATCGGGGCCGGAACACAAGAGGACAGACAAGCGATGGTCCAGGCGAAGAAAATGGAGGCATTGTTACTAGCAGACACAGATCCGAGCTGGGATCTTAACTCTCGGCGCAAACGGCGCGATTCTAATGACTGTCCGGCTAGACCAGACATCGATCCagaccaggatgaggaggcgcTGGTTTACGTGCATCAAGTACAGGCCGCAGACAGCATCACTGGCGTCACGATAAGATATGGCTGTCAGGCGGCAATATTCCGCAAAGCGAACGGTTTCTGGCCTAGTGATAGCATCCAAGGTCGAAAGACTGTTCTCCTACCAGTTGATTGTTGTTCGGTCAAGGGTCGGCCTATCCAACCCCCGGAAAATAAGGATCTTTTGCAAGAAGCTCCCAGCCGTCGGTCCATAGAAGACCCAAGCGGGAGCTCCATTGTCCCAGCACCTTCGCCTGCCTCTTCAAAATTCCCAAAAGACTCAGAACGAACCAACATTGACACGGAAGCCGACAGTGACCAGGTATGGAAGCACGAGTCATGGGTGCAAATTGATGGGTTCCCTGCGCCTGTTGAAATTGGTCGTGTCCCTAGGCGAGCGCTTGGATTCTTCCCCCGTACCAGGCGGAAATCACTTTGTTATAGCGATACTGAACCTGTACGAGGCCGAGAGCAAGTACCGATTATTTCAACAGAGTCTTCGCCCATTCAGCCAGCTTCGCCGCAACATGACTATCGATCTGATCGGCTCCACGTAGGCTCGCCCAAACCAAGAATTCCGGGAGGCCCAAAATCCGGCGGTGGACATAGGCGCCAGCGAAGTGGGCTAGAGCTTTCAGGGCCGGGCGTAGGCTCTCTTGATCGCAGTACCAATTTACCTGGACCAGCTATGGATGGTCTGAGCAAGTTCTTCGCCCAACACCTACCTACCTTGGCACCAAAACAAGCACCACCGAACTTTGAGAGTCTTAGCGAAAATTCATCAACTGTGGCCTCCAGCAATTCAACTAGCTTGGATAATATAGGTGGTACTGTTGAAGGCTGGGTTAGAAAGATGACTGCTCGGGCAAAGTCCAGCATCACCGATCTACAGCAAGGAACATCCAACCAGCAAGATCACGGCCTGCCTCAGGGgtccagaaggagaggattCGGTGACCTGATTGAACTTGATGATGGGATGGAGCCACGGAATTCGTCTGGTCTCCTCTCAGGGCCAAGCTGGAAGCCAGATTCAAACCGATCGAGCTCCAGCATTGCTAACGGAGCAAGCCTGAGGGGGCGATTTCCCAGCGCTTCACCCAGCACGAGCAGGACTCGTACTGGCTTCGACAGATATAAGGACGATTGA